The following are encoded in a window of bacterium SCSIO 12643 genomic DNA:
- a CDS encoding TraR/DksA family transcriptional regulator, translating into MSEKNRYSEADLAEFRELIEGKLEEAQRDLDMLNAAISHDNNGTDDTSPSFKMMEDGSDTLSREETAQLAARQKKFIISLKNALIRIENKTYGICRETGKLISKERLRVVPHATLSIEAKNKMS; encoded by the coding sequence ATGTCAGAAAAAAATAGATACTCAGAAGCTGACCTAGCGGAATTTAGAGAATTAATAGAAGGCAAATTAGAAGAAGCACAAAGAGATTTGGACATGCTAAACGCTGCCATCTCACACGATAATAATGGTACTGACGATACATCTCCTTCATTCAAAATGATGGAAGATGGATCTGATACTTTAAGTAGAGAAGAGACGGCTCAGTTGGCAGCACGTCAAAAGAAATTTATCATTAGCTTAAAGAATGCTTTAATCCGTATTGAAAACAAAACTTACGGAATTTGTAGAGAAACTGGTAAACTGATCTCAAAAGAGCGTTTACGTGTAGTTCCTCATGCAACATTAAGTATTGAGGCTAAAAATAAAATGAGCTAA
- a CDS encoding lipoprotein signal peptidase: MSNLIVPAIVAVTVLIIDQWSKIWVKTNMYIGQEYQITDWFYIHFTENPGMAFGMELGGDYGKIILSVFRIVAVIGIGWYIVRSSKEGAHKGFLIAMAFIFAGALGNILDSVFYGQIFTASNAHIAQTVPFGEGYADVLYGKVVDMLYFPLFDGWFPSWVPVWGDEYFMFFRPVFNIADSAITIGVILIFIFQKSFFAEPQEKVKEE, translated from the coding sequence ATCTCGAACTTAATCGTTCCGGCAATAGTTGCAGTTACGGTTTTGATTATCGATCAGTGGAGTAAAATTTGGGTAAAGACCAACATGTACATTGGTCAGGAGTACCAGATTACCGATTGGTTCTATATTCATTTCACGGAAAATCCGGGAATGGCATTTGGTATGGAACTCGGTGGAGATTATGGCAAGATTATTTTGAGTGTATTCAGAATTGTTGCTGTAATTGGGATTGGATGGTATATCGTTCGATCCAGCAAAGAAGGCGCGCATAAAGGCTTTTTGATTGCCATGGCATTTATTTTTGCAGGCGCCTTAGGAAATATTCTGGATTCCGTTTTTTACGGACAAATTTTTACTGCTTCAAATGCACATATCGCTCAAACTGTTCCTTTCGGGGAAGGTTATGCCGATGTCCTCTATGGGAAGGTTGTAGATATGCTTTATTTCCCATTGTTCGATGGGTGGTTCCCAAGTTGGGTCCCAGTTTGGGGAGATGAATATTTTATGTTCTTCCGACCGGTATTTAACATCGCTGATTCCGCAATTACCATTGGCGTTATTTTGATTTTCATATTCCAAAAGTCCTTTTTTGCCGAACCGCAAGAAAAGGTCAAAGAAGAATAA
- the queG gene encoding tRNA epoxyqueuosine(34) reductase QueG, translating to MRLTSSQQLQIEQKAYQLGFSLFGVSKAEFLDEEARFLEKWLQDQSHGEMAWMENHFDKRTNPTKLVEGAQTVVSLGFEYLPALPAPQDDTYKISKYAYGKDYHKVLKKKLIELLHFIEEKVGAVNGRAFVDSAPVMEKAWAKRSGLGWIGKNTLVLNRKKGSQFFLAELILDVEMETTSPVKDLCRTCNLCVEACPTDALNTPYQLDAKKCISYLTIELRNEIPTEFKGQMENWIFGCDICQDVCPWTRNTNPTLEPAFNRHVGWKDFSKKDWEEITDEVFLKVFAGTPVMRTKNKGLKRNIKFISSHD from the coding sequence TTGAGGTTAACATCTTCACAGCAGTTACAAATTGAGCAAAAAGCCTATCAGTTAGGCTTTTCTTTATTCGGTGTTTCCAAAGCTGAGTTTTTGGATGAGGAAGCGCGTTTTTTGGAAAAGTGGTTACAAGATCAATCTCATGGGGAGATGGCCTGGATGGAAAACCATTTTGATAAGAGAACGAATCCTACTAAATTAGTAGAAGGTGCGCAAACGGTAGTGTCTTTAGGTTTTGAATATTTGCCTGCATTGCCTGCCCCACAAGATGATACCTATAAAATTTCCAAGTATGCATATGGAAAGGATTATCATAAGGTATTAAAGAAAAAACTGATTGAATTACTTCATTTCATTGAGGAAAAAGTGGGTGCAGTGAATGGTCGTGCGTTTGTAGATTCTGCTCCGGTGATGGAAAAAGCCTGGGCAAAACGTAGTGGATTAGGATGGATCGGTAAAAACACTTTAGTCTTAAATCGTAAGAAGGGATCACAGTTTTTTTTGGCTGAATTGATTTTGGATGTTGAAATGGAAACTACCAGCCCTGTAAAGGATTTATGCAGAACTTGTAACCTTTGTGTGGAGGCGTGTCCTACCGATGCTTTAAATACCCCATATCAATTGGACGCTAAAAAGTGTATTTCATATTTGACTATTGAATTGAGAAATGAAATTCCCACCGAGTTTAAAGGGCAAATGGAAAATTGGATTTTTGGTTGTGATATCTGTCAGGATGTTTGTCCCTGGACCAGAAATACGAATCCAACTCTGGAACCCGCATTTAATCGTCATGTTGGCTGGAAAGATTTTTCTAAAAAGGATTGGGAAGAAATTACAGATGAGGTTTTCTTAAAAGTCTTTGCGGGAACACCTGTAATGCGTACAAAAAATAAGGGCTTGAAACGAAATATTAAATTCATTTCAAGCCACGATTAA
- the ruvB gene encoding Holliday junction branch migration DNA helicase RuvB — protein sequence MNEYLNADPGNLSGSDRDLEKVLRPKSFGDFTGQDHVVENLKVFVEAAKLRDEALDHVLLHGPPGLGKTTLANIIANELGVDIKITSGPVLDKPGDLAGLLTNLGTNDVLFIDEIHRLKPVVEEFLYSAMEDYKIDIMIDSGPNARSVQIELEPFTLVGATTRSGSLTAPLRARFGINSRLAYYNSDLLASIVTRSAEILNVAIDYDAAHEIASRSRGTPRITNALLRRVRDFAQIKGNGRVDLKITHYSLDALNVDKHGLDEMDNKILATIIDKFKGGPVGLTTVSTAVGEDAGTIEEVYEPFLIQEGFLQRTSRGREVTEMAYKHLGRNRPYDQSTLF from the coding sequence ATGAACGAATATTTAAACGCTGATCCGGGAAATCTATCAGGGTCTGATAGAGATCTAGAGAAAGTATTAAGACCGAAATCATTTGGTGATTTTACTGGCCAGGATCATGTGGTAGAAAACTTAAAAGTATTTGTTGAAGCGGCTAAGTTGCGTGATGAAGCATTGGATCATGTATTACTACATGGACCTCCGGGATTGGGGAAAACAACTTTAGCCAATATCATAGCCAATGAATTGGGTGTGGATATTAAGATCACCTCTGGGCCTGTATTGGATAAACCTGGTGATTTAGCAGGGTTATTAACAAATCTGGGAACCAATGATGTTTTGTTTATTGATGAGATTCACAGATTAAAACCTGTGGTAGAGGAGTTTTTATACTCCGCGATGGAAGATTATAAAATTGACATTATGATCGATTCCGGGCCCAATGCCAGATCAGTGCAGATTGAATTGGAGCCTTTCACTCTGGTGGGAGCTACCACGCGGTCAGGTTCCTTAACCGCACCATTACGTGCGCGTTTCGGGATCAATTCCAGATTGGCGTATTACAATTCTGATCTTTTGGCTTCCATTGTAACGCGTTCAGCTGAAATATTAAATGTGGCGATTGACTATGATGCCGCACATGAAATTGCATCCAGAAGTAGAGGAACTCCAAGGATTACTAATGCATTACTGCGAAGAGTACGTGATTTTGCGCAAATCAAGGGAAATGGAAGGGTCGATTTAAAAATTACACATTATTCGTTGGATGCCTTGAATGTGGATAAACACGGGCTGGATGAAATGGATAACAAGATTTTGGCTACCATTATCGATAAGTTTAAAGGTGGTCCGGTAGGGTTAACCACGGTTTCTACGGCAGTAGGAGAAGATGCGGGAACTATTGAAGAAGTATACGAACCATTTTTAATTCAGGAAGGTTTTTTACAACGTACATCCAGAGGGCGTGAAGTCACTGAAATGGCGTATAAGCATTTGGGACGAAATCGTCCATATGATCAATCTACCTTGTTTTGA
- a CDS encoding methyltransferase: protein MKRRILKLIQPLYAKYHFWYHRKPRKFVYKDIYTMVQPGVFSPKNTMSTKVFLDFISTLNLQNKRVLELGCGSGIISVLAASKGAQVWASDINKVAVRSLKELSAQLNLDIRALYSDLLDQVPKEDFDYVFINPPYYPKEPENVAEKAWFCGVEYEYFEKLFQQLPQIKGAEVHMILSDGCDLAKIKSIAQKNTLEFEEILQVQLASEVNYIFKVA, encoded by the coding sequence ATGAAAAGGAGAATTCTAAAACTCATTCAACCGTTATACGCGAAGTATCATTTCTGGTATCATCGGAAGCCCAGAAAGTTCGTGTACAAGGATATTTATACGATGGTTCAACCGGGTGTTTTTTCTCCTAAAAATACCATGAGCACCAAAGTGTTTTTGGATTTCATATCTACTTTAAATCTTCAAAATAAAAGGGTTTTAGAATTGGGATGTGGCAGTGGAATTATTTCTGTTTTAGCAGCCAGTAAGGGCGCGCAGGTTTGGGCTTCAGATATTAATAAAGTAGCTGTGAGGTCATTAAAGGAACTAAGTGCCCAATTGAATCTGGACATTCGGGCTTTGTATTCTGACCTGTTAGACCAGGTGCCTAAAGAAGATTTTGATTACGTATTTATAAACCCGCCATACTATCCAAAAGAACCGGAAAACGTAGCCGAAAAAGCCTGGTTTTGTGGGGTAGAATATGAATATTTTGAAAAGCTGTTTCAGCAGTTGCCTCAAATCAAAGGTGCGGAGGTACACATGATTTTATCGGATGGGTGCGATTTGGCAAAAATTAAAAGCATTGCACAAAAGAATACTCTGGAATTTGAAGAAATTCTTCAGGTTCAATTGGCTTCAGAAGTGAATTATATTTTTAAAGTTGCTTGA
- a CDS encoding B12-binding domain-containing radical SAM protein encodes MENNKLIIFNPRSASAKHRIPNSILQVAASIHDKYGYTLVDGNLEDEPLAKIKSLLNTGEYQYFCCTVMPGPQLRQAIPFTKEIKSEYSDVVTIWGGYFASNQYKVCLDSGYVNYIIKGPGDVAFPSLIETLEAGENERLSQIKNLIFKTQKGEIIKTAKEGLLDQDALPDLPYQSLNTDYPLRNYLAKTFMGQNTLSYHSSMGCPFTCSFCAIVPIFNASWKGKSADAIYKDLQYFKSKYGIDAVEFHDNNFFTSKKRVVEFSKLIMNDGIQYWGEGRIDTINRYSDEDLMLMRKAGCRMIFLGAETGNDEVLKQMNKGGTQTGQMIKEFAARMKRVDIIPEMSFVLGMPAETEEKVYEQILWDINFIKEIKEINPDTEIIIYLYSPVPTEGSELYQQIIDAGFHFPEKLEDWISPSWEHFDLRKNPLTPWLKPYMIDTIKNFETVLNGKYPTVSDFRIQGFKKRLLNWASHWRYQTGFYKYPYEIKALHKIWKYRQPEIQGFYSE; translated from the coding sequence ATGGAAAATAATAAGCTAATCATATTCAATCCCAGGAGTGCCAGTGCGAAGCATAGAATTCCGAATTCTATATTGCAGGTAGCAGCATCTATTCATGATAAATATGGATATACGTTGGTGGATGGAAACCTGGAAGATGAACCCTTAGCCAAAATCAAATCGCTCTTAAATACAGGAGAATACCAATATTTCTGCTGTACGGTTATGCCGGGACCGCAACTCCGTCAGGCCATTCCATTTACGAAAGAGATAAAAAGTGAATATTCTGATGTCGTGACTATTTGGGGAGGATATTTTGCTTCCAATCAATATAAGGTTTGCCTGGACTCCGGGTATGTGAATTATATCATCAAAGGTCCGGGCGATGTTGCGTTTCCATCTTTAATAGAAACATTGGAGGCAGGTGAAAATGAGCGTTTATCACAAATCAAAAACTTAATTTTTAAAACGCAGAAAGGAGAAATAATAAAAACTGCTAAGGAGGGATTATTAGATCAGGATGCATTACCGGATTTACCTTATCAAAGTTTAAATACAGATTATCCATTACGTAATTATCTGGCTAAAACTTTCATGGGACAAAATACATTGTCCTATCATTCCAGTATGGGATGTCCGTTTACTTGTTCATTTTGTGCAATCGTTCCCATTTTTAATGCGAGTTGGAAAGGGAAGTCTGCAGATGCCATTTATAAGGATCTCCAATACTTTAAGTCAAAGTATGGAATTGATGCAGTCGAATTCCATGACAATAATTTTTTTACCTCCAAAAAGCGTGTAGTGGAGTTTTCTAAACTGATCATGAATGATGGTATTCAATATTGGGGAGAAGGTAGGATCGATACGATTAATAGATACTCAGATGAAGATCTGATGCTCATGCGTAAAGCAGGATGTAGAATGATTTTTCTAGGGGCGGAGACGGGAAATGATGAGGTCTTGAAGCAAATGAATAAAGGCGGGACACAAACCGGTCAAATGATCAAAGAGTTTGCTGCTCGAATGAAACGAGTAGATATAATCCCTGAGATGTCATTTGTATTAGGAATGCCTGCTGAAACAGAAGAAAAAGTATACGAACAGATTTTATGGGATATCAATTTTATTAAAGAAATCAAAGAGATTAATCCTGATACTGAAATTATAATTTATCTCTATAGTCCGGTGCCAACTGAAGGTTCGGAACTCTATCAACAGATTATTGATGCGGGGTTCCATTTTCCAGAGAAATTGGAAGATTGGATTTCTCCGAGCTGGGAGCACTTTGATTTAAGAAAAAATCCTTTAACGCCCTGGTTAAAACCATATATGATTGATACGATTAAAAATTTCGAAACTGTTTTAAATGGAAAGTATCCAACAGTTTCAGATTTTAGAATTCAAGGTTTTAAAAAGAGACTGTTAAATTGGGCTTCACATTGGAGATACCAAACGGGTTTTTATAAGTATCCATATGAGATTAAAGCGTTACATAAGATCTGGAAATATCGTCAACCGGAAATACAGGGTTTTTATTCAGAATAA
- a CDS encoding B12-binding domain-containing radical SAM protein has translation MDVLLTHGYFIHTDEVEQSIMRPYPPLGLLYISAYLKKHDFEVSVFDTTFSSYEEQQEYILRHKPSVIAIYANLMTKVNNIRLMQWIKSQSELNHMQIVMGGPDVTYNYENYLRFGADYLVIGEGEQTMQELCQSICNQEDYSNIPGIAYQNSEGAFIRTEPREKIRKMDQLPLPDRDAIDLEKYLNVWKEFHGTNTLNISTQRGCPYTCKWCSTAVYGKSYRRRSPNLVADEIELLIEKYNPDSLWFVDDVFTVNHKWLGELYQEFKKRGIKIPFECITRAERLNDEVLQQLQEMGCSKIWIGAESGSQRIINEMDRRVDIHLVRDMIIKTKDYGIQTGTFIMVGYPKETEEDIFQTVEYLKQANPDQFTITVAYPIKGTGLYNQVQNQITTSLAWESSTDRDIDFERTYSRKYYDYAVRYIVNEVSSHKAQLEGHAGWNQWKLKLKSTAASTLMKWSK, from the coding sequence ATGGACGTTTTACTGACACATGGATATTTCATCCATACGGATGAAGTGGAGCAAAGTATCATGCGCCCATATCCCCCCTTGGGTCTGTTGTATATCTCAGCTTACTTGAAGAAACATGATTTCGAGGTGTCTGTTTTTGATACTACATTTTCAAGTTACGAGGAACAACAGGAATATATTTTGAGACATAAACCCAGTGTCATTGCGATTTATGCCAATCTAATGACTAAAGTGAATAACATTCGATTGATGCAATGGATTAAATCCCAGTCTGAATTAAACCATATGCAAATTGTGATGGGTGGCCCGGACGTAACCTATAATTACGAAAATTATCTGCGATTTGGCGCGGATTATTTAGTAATTGGAGAAGGAGAGCAAACTATGCAAGAATTATGTCAGTCTATTTGTAATCAGGAAGATTATTCTAATATCCCCGGGATTGCATATCAAAATTCAGAAGGAGCTTTTATTCGGACGGAACCCAGAGAAAAAATCAGGAAAATGGATCAGCTTCCATTGCCTGATCGAGATGCGATTGACCTGGAAAAGTACCTTAACGTATGGAAAGAATTTCATGGTACAAATACGCTAAATATTTCTACGCAACGTGGGTGCCCATACACTTGTAAATGGTGTAGTACTGCGGTATATGGTAAAAGTTATCGTAGAAGATCTCCAAACCTGGTTGCGGATGAAATAGAACTATTGATTGAAAAATATAATCCCGATTCGTTGTGGTTTGTGGATGATGTGTTTACAGTGAACCACAAATGGTTAGGAGAATTATATCAGGAGTTTAAAAAACGTGGAATCAAGATCCCTTTTGAATGTATTACACGAGCGGAAAGATTGAATGATGAGGTTTTACAGCAACTTCAGGAGATGGGATGTAGCAAGATTTGGATTGGTGCGGAAAGCGGTTCGCAACGAATCATTAATGAAATGGATCGTAGGGTAGATATACATTTGGTTCGTGATATGATTATAAAGACGAAAGACTATGGGATCCAAACCGGAACATTTATTATGGTGGGATATCCTAAAGAAACCGAGGAAGATATTTTTCAAACTGTGGAATATTTAAAGCAGGCTAATCCGGATCAATTTACAATTACAGTAGCTTATCCCATTAAAGGAACAGGACTGTATAATCAGGTTCAGAATCAAATCACAACCAGTTTAGCCTGGGAATCATCTACAGATCGCGATATCGATTTTGAGCGGACATATTCAAGGAAGTATTATGATTATGCGGTAAGATATATCGTAAATGAGGTATCGTCACATAAAGCACAATTAGAAGGTCATGCAGGCTGGAATCAGTGGAAACTTAAATTAAAATCTACAGCAGCCTCTACTTTAATGAAATGGTCAAAATGA
- a CDS encoding class I SAM-dependent methyltransferase yields MRPDFDHIAGRYDSDFTKTAIGVAQRDLVYDALEKEFSKIQGWNVLELNCGTGEDAKYLAEKGGNVLATDISRSMVEVARSKTESYANVKCEVLDINDIQNQLQDDLYDLVFSNFGGLNCLSPKELQSFFKSIHNKLKSGGHLVLVVMTNKCLWESLYFLGKLKWSAAFRRSQKEGVWAHVEGQQVKTYYYAPQELSQMAKGFETIQISPIGFYVPPSYLNPMFQNRPKLLDRMRAADKKSQYSIGKAAFSDHFLIHLIKK; encoded by the coding sequence ATGCGGCCGGATTTCGATCATATTGCCGGTCGTTATGATTCGGATTTTACAAAAACGGCTATCGGAGTAGCACAGCGCGATTTAGTATATGATGCTTTAGAAAAAGAGTTTTCAAAAATTCAGGGATGGAATGTTCTGGAATTAAACTGTGGAACCGGAGAGGATGCGAAGTATTTGGCGGAAAAAGGGGGTAATGTATTGGCTACGGATATATCCAGGTCTATGGTTGAAGTAGCCAGATCAAAAACAGAATCATATGCAAATGTGAAATGTGAAGTTTTGGATATCAATGATATTCAGAATCAATTACAAGATGATTTGTACGATTTGGTTTTTTCCAATTTTGGAGGGCTAAATTGTTTATCCCCAAAAGAATTACAAAGCTTTTTCAAGTCAATTCACAATAAACTAAAATCTGGAGGCCATCTTGTTTTGGTTGTCATGACCAATAAGTGTTTATGGGAGTCCCTATATTTTTTAGGCAAGTTAAAATGGAGTGCTGCTTTCCGTAGAAGTCAGAAAGAAGGTGTTTGGGCCCATGTAGAGGGCCAGCAAGTTAAGACGTATTATTACGCACCTCAAGAGTTGAGTCAAATGGCAAAAGGATTTGAAACGATTCAAATTAGTCCGATAGGATTTTATGTACCACCCTCCTATTTAAATCCAATGTTTCAAAACAGACCAAAACTTTTGGACCGAATGAGGGCAGCGGATAAGAAAAGTCAGTATAGTATTGGCAAGGCGGCTTTTAGTGATCATTTTTTAATTCATTTGATAAAAAAATAA
- a CDS encoding B12-binding domain-containing radical SAM protein: MSKVLFSHSYYYRLDPKQWKMGTPYPPLGTIYAASWLRENGYEVDLFDVCLKDGPEEIVQIIDVQNPEYLVLYDDGFNYLTKMCLTNMREAAFKMIRFARDRGCKVIVSSSDSTDHFQKYLDQGADVVLLGEGELSLKETIDAFENKTSLDEIQGICFYRSGELIQTGKRPVLKDLDILPQPAWDLVDVNAYKQIWKSNGHDFALNIATTRGCPYKCNWCAKPIYGQRYNVRSPQRVVEEVQYLKAQFGVRKFWMCDDIFGLKPGWVQRFRDELQKAKIAIKYKIQSRADLLLKEDNIDALVESGLYEVWIGAESGSQEILDAMDKGTSIEQIKQSTQLLQSKGVRVAYFLQFGYLGETKKDIESTIDMLLDFMPDDIGVSVSYPLPGTKFYDKVKSQLSQKANWEDSDDLALMFQNTFNQDYYKVLHRYVHKVFRSAQADENMRKHGISISGAKAWMKKMYYQPIIAKYKQELQKSSNKA, translated from the coding sequence ATGTCCAAAGTTCTGTTTAGTCATAGTTATTATTATCGTCTGGATCCAAAACAGTGGAAGATGGGTACGCCATATCCTCCGTTAGGAACGATCTATGCCGCTTCATGGTTGCGGGAGAATGGCTATGAAGTTGATTTGTTTGATGTGTGTTTAAAGGATGGACCGGAGGAGATTGTTCAGATAATTGACGTGCAAAATCCGGAGTATTTGGTGTTATACGATGATGGGTTTAATTATTTGACAAAAATGTGCTTGACGAATATGCGTGAAGCAGCATTTAAAATGATTCGATTTGCCAGAGATAGAGGATGTAAGGTTATTGTATCCAGTTCGGACTCTACGGATCATTTCCAAAAATATTTGGATCAGGGAGCAGATGTCGTGCTTTTAGGGGAAGGGGAGTTATCGTTAAAAGAAACGATTGATGCATTTGAGAATAAAACCAGTTTGGATGAGATTCAAGGTATTTGTTTTTATCGAAGCGGAGAATTAATACAGACAGGTAAAAGGCCTGTCTTAAAGGATTTGGATATATTGCCACAACCGGCCTGGGATTTGGTGGATGTAAATGCCTATAAGCAAATTTGGAAATCCAATGGACATGATTTTGCTTTAAATATTGCGACTACCAGAGGATGCCCATATAAGTGTAATTGGTGTGCCAAACCAATATATGGTCAGCGTTATAATGTCAGATCACCACAAAGAGTTGTGGAGGAGGTTCAATATTTGAAGGCACAATTTGGAGTGCGTAAATTTTGGATGTGTGATGATATTTTTGGACTAAAACCAGGATGGGTACAACGTTTTAGAGATGAGCTTCAGAAAGCTAAGATCGCTATTAAGTATAAGATTCAAAGTCGTGCAGATTTGTTGCTCAAAGAAGATAACATTGACGCTTTGGTTGAATCAGGTCTGTATGAAGTATGGATTGGTGCGGAAAGTGGCTCGCAAGAGATTCTGGATGCGATGGATAAAGGGACTTCTATTGAGCAAATTAAGCAAAGCACACAGTTGTTGCAGTCTAAAGGTGTTAGAGTCGCGTATTTCTTGCAATTCGGTTATTTAGGAGAAACCAAAAAAGACATTGAATCTACCATTGATATGCTGTTGGATTTTATGCCGGACGATATAGGGGTGAGTGTTTCATATCCATTACCAGGAACAAAATTTTATGATAAAGTGAAGTCTCAGTTGAGTCAAAAGGCCAATTGGGAAGATTCGGATGATTTGGCATTAATGTTTCAGAATACGTTTAACCAGGATTATTATAAAGTACTCCATCGATATGTACATAAAGTATTTCGAAGTGCCCAGGCTGATGAGAATATGAGAAAACATGGAATATCCATCTCAGGAGCAAAAGCCTGGATGAAAAAGATGTATTATCAACCCATCATTGCGAAATACAAACAAGAACTTCAAAAATCGAGTAACAAAGCGTAA
- a CDS encoding nucleotidyltransferase domain-containing protein encodes MSNVLKALAYFDVFSFPLNRQELEQFVDPAIRLNLDEELLWLTREKLIFQLEDFYALKNDMTLVHNRVSGDQRAKAYIDQAFKKSRLIAKFPYVRGVFISGSLSKGTMTEDGDIDYFIVTAPNRLWIARTLLIAYKKVFLLNSRKYFCINYLIDDETLEIQHKNRFTATELVTLWPIVNRKLYQNLMQENAWVGSFYPDYIDYPDRGSMEITPGFLQKTLEAILNLKWGDILDDFFMKLTLKRWRKKFPYFEKEDFEVALKTTKRVSKHHPSHFQKKVLEGYEQRISALELKMNEIQSVA; translated from the coding sequence ATGAGTAATGTATTAAAGGCATTGGCGTATTTTGATGTGTTCAGTTTCCCTTTGAATAGACAGGAATTGGAACAATTTGTTGATCCTGCTATTCGATTAAATTTAGATGAAGAATTACTCTGGCTAACAAGAGAGAAATTAATATTTCAGTTAGAAGATTTTTATGCGTTAAAAAATGATATGACGCTGGTCCATAATCGTGTATCAGGAGATCAGCGAGCAAAAGCTTATATTGACCAGGCTTTTAAGAAATCCAGATTAATCGCGAAGTTCCCTTACGTTAGAGGCGTTTTTATTTCGGGTTCATTGTCTAAAGGAACGATGACAGAAGATGGAGATATAGATTATTTTATTGTCACTGCGCCAAATCGGTTATGGATTGCCAGAACATTATTGATTGCATACAAAAAAGTGTTTTTACTAAACTCAAGGAAATATTTCTGTATCAATTATTTAATTGATGATGAGACATTAGAAATCCAACATAAAAATCGTTTTACTGCAACGGAGCTAGTGACTTTATGGCCCATTGTGAATAGAAAGTTATATCAGAACCTAATGCAAGAAAATGCATGGGTCGGTTCGTTTTATCCGGACTATATTGACTATCCTGACCGAGGGTCTATGGAGATTACTCCGGGGTTTTTACAGAAGACATTAGAAGCCATTTTGAATTTAAAGTGGGGAGATATATTGGATGATTTTTTTATGAAATTGACTTTAAAGAGATGGAGGAAAAAGTTCCCCTATTTTGAAAAGGAAGATTTTGAAGTGGCATTGAAAACGACCAAAAGAGTTTCCAAGCACCATCCGAGTCATTTTCAGAAAAAGGTGCTGGAGGGTTATGAACAAAGAATATCTGCTCTGGAGTTAAAAATGAATGAAATTCAATCAGTAGCATAG